Part of the Spirochaeta isovalerica genome, TCACGTTCCCAGTCCGGTTCTATTGCGGAAGTATAATTATCTTCTATTGAAATTGCCATTTTTTAACTTCTCTAAGATAAAGTCCGGAATCAGATTCTTAAGAATTTGCGGAGCCATATGCAGATATCTGGTAGTCCTTCTCTTCTGCTCGATATCTCCATATACCCTTTTCAACTGCTCCACCGTTATCCCTGCAGCTCCCGCCACTTCCTCATCTCCCAAGCTATTATTCAATCCATACAAACACAAATCCATTTTGTCATATGGTAAAGAGAAGTAAAACTCATCCTGCCCTTGTGGCATGGAATAGGTATCGGTCGTCGGAAGTCTCTTAAGAATATTTTCTGGAACACCGACATAGGCTGCCATTTGATAAACCTGAGTTTTATACAGATGAGCTATAGGCTTTATATCCGCTGCCCCGTCTCCCAGTTTCACAAAAAAACCCTGATCATACTCCTGTAGGTTGGGAGTACCAGTTGTGGCAAAATTCAGCCTGTCCGCATGGTAATACTCCAGCATTTTCCGGACTCTCTGCTTGAAATTTGTCGCCGCAACAATCTCCAGATAAGCCTTAGGAGTCAACCTCTTTTTAACAATCTTACCATCGGGACTCTGGGCAACCACGGAAAAAATCCTTAGAGAATCAGAATTGATGACACTAGGTAGAACTATTTTAGCCTTCCAATCCTTTGTATATTCAGGAATGACTTTTCTATAAGCTTCATCCTGCTTCTCATAACATCCAAGAGAATCGAGAATCGGGCTGATATTAACATACTCATAATCAATTCCGAAATTCTCAGCAACACTTCGGCTCAGTTCCAAAGTTTCTTCTGAAGAATGCTTTTCCGGCATCAGGAGACCGAAAACCCGCTCTTTACCCAATGCTTTCACAGAAAGACCAGCGACAGTGCTGCTATCGATCCCTCCTGACAATGCCACAACTACACCTTGCCTCTTCAATTTCATTGGTACGGTTTCAACAATAAAATCTGTTATCGCCTTGCATTCTTTCTCAAGATCAAGTTTGAGTGTTTCTATTGAAAATTTATCTGTCATTCTCAATTCTCCCTTTTCACTTTTTTTTCTTTCAAATTGTTTTTCATAATCTTTCCTAATTTGTTTTGGGGAAAGAACTGGTGATTGTTTATACTGACTCTTTTAAAACAATAAATAAACTTTTTTTAATCATTGAATAAATAAATAATTGAAAAAGTAATGTTTCAATCATATAGTGTTATTTATGAAAAAAGCCACGATTTTTTTATTCATCGGACTATTTTTTTTACCAGTTTTACTATCATGCAAAAATCAGGAAACAGCAATGACAGATTACAGTATAGAAAAATTGAACATCGATAAACTGGCTGATAAATACATCTACTTCGGCCATCAGTCAGTCGGGAAGAACATCCTCGATGGCATTGCAGAAAGTGGTATCAATATACAAATTTCCGAAATTACTGAAATCGGAGATAAGAATACTGGTTTCATTCATTCTTATATTGGAGAGAATACCAATCCTTTATCGAAACTTGAAGATTTTTCAGAAACAATAAAATCAATTAATGGCGAAATTGATATTTCGATTATTAAATTTTGCTATATTGATTTTAATGAAAATACAGATATTCAATCTTTACTTTCTAATTATATGAAAGTCTTTGATCAACTACATGACGATTATCCCGGAATACTGTTTGTTCATATGACAATACCGCTCGTTGAACAGCAAAACGGAATTAAAGCCTTTGTAAAAAGGATTCTTAAGCGGCCGATTTATGGTTCAACTGAAAACCTGGTAAGGCAGGATTTTAATGCTTTACTACGAGAAAACTATGCGAATATCTTCGATCTGGCAGCCATTGAATCGACTCGTCCTGATGGAACACGATTAGAACATATGCTGAAAGGACGGAAATATTACAGCCTCTATCCAGGATATACCGACGATGGTGGCCATCTCAATGAAACTGGCAGACGGATTGTTGCTTACGAACTGCTAAAATATTTATCAGAAATGGATACAAAATAAAAGGAGACAATATGGCTGAACTCGGCATCAAAGACAAAAAGGAAATAATTCAGGAAATAAGGAAGTTCATAATCGGGAATTTTCTCTTTGGAAATGCTTCGGAAATGGTAGGTGAATCGGATTCCTTCATGGAAAACGGAATCATCGATTCCACTGGGATTCTAGAGCTGATCGAACATGTTGAAGAACAGTACTCCATCACTGTGGAAGATGATGAACTGATCCCAGAGAATCTCGATTCCCTGGAAAATATCTCCGCGTTCATTCAGAAAAAAAATAACTGAATCAGACTCTGTCAACGATATGCTCGGGACTGGAAAACTTCTTTTCTGGTCCCTTTTCTTTTCTAATAATCTGTTTGAAATTTAACATGGTTGAAATTATCCCCACAATCCTCATATTATCAGTATTACCCATTTTCTTTTCAGGCTTCTGTGTGCATTTTTTTACAAAACGACTGACCATCTCAGGCTGGAATATCCCAGCTTCTTTCAGCATTTCCATCGACAGAATCTCTTCCATCCATTCATGCCTTCCTGATTCGAAAAAGAAACTCTGTGCGTCGGGAGCCCGGTAGGGCTGCTTAGGTCGATGGATTATTGACTCAGGAATGATATTTTTGAAAGTCTTTTTCAGCAGATATTTTTCTAATAAACCATTTAGTTTCAGATCAGCCGGTAGATTGTCGGCAAAATCGTTGAATATGTGATCAAGAAAAGGGAAACGCCCTTCTACCGAATTTCCCATGAGCATTCGATCTCCCTGGGCTGATAGAATATAACCCGAGAGCAGTGTTCTGTATTCAATCCACTGATCCCGCTGAAGAGAATTCCACTTGGAGAACTGCTCCGGAAGGGTGGACTGCAGAGCATGAATGACGCTCGCAGATGATACAGTCCCCAGAAAATCAGGATTGAACATCTTTAAAATATTTGATGCAGTTTCCCACCGAGTTCTGTGAGATAGGAAAGGATCTGTAATATCCAGATTTTTACTAAAAAAAGACTTTGCAAAAGCCGGAGTATTGGTTGGCGACCGTTCCATCCAGGGGTAGAGTTGCCCGATCAGTTCCAGATTCTCAGAAGAGTTGGGATTCTTCGCTATAATACGCCGCACTTTTGCTTCCCGGAAGATATCGTAGCCAGCCAGGGTCTCATCAGCCCCCTCACCTGTTACGACAACCTTGAATCCCGATTCCCGCACGAGGCGGGACAAAAGAAAGAGAGGCGCCGGAGCGGTTCTCAGAATCGGTCTTTCCGCATAATAGACAACTTCCGGGAAAACAGAACCAATATCCCGATTGGAAATCATAATACTGTGATGCTCTGTACCTAGCTTTTCAGCCATCTCGTTCTGATAGATTCCCTCATCAAATTCGGAATCTTCAAATCTCAAGGAAAAGGTGTTCAATGAAGTAGTATACTGACTGACCAGTGAAGCCGTTATCGAACTATCAATTCCACCTGAAAGATAAGCTCCAACAGGAACATCACTTCGTGTAAAACGTAGTCGGCAGGCTTCACGCAGCTTCTCTTCCAGGATCTCTAGATATTCTCTTTCACTTTTTACTGGTTCAGATTGGAAACTGATTTCCCAATAAGGCTTGATTGTCATTTTACTATCTTTATATATAGCAAAAGTCCCTGGAAGTAATTCACAGATTCCTCTGTATGCAGTTTTAGGAGCCACCGGACTCCAGTACGTAAAAATCTCTGTCATACCATCGGGATCAAATGCTCGTTCCAAAGAATTATCACAAAATAGGGCTTTTATTTCGGAACCGAATAAAAATCTACTCTTTCTATCCGCATAATACAATGGACGAATCCCATGACGGTCTCGAGATAAAATCAGTTCCTTTTTCCTTGTATCCCACAGTGCAAATGCCCACTGCCCATTAAATTTCTCAAAACAATCCTGTCCCCACTCTTCCCAGGCATGAACAATGGTTTCCGTGTCACTTTTTGTTTTGAACTTATGCCCTTTAGCAATTAATATGTCTCTCAATTCTAGATAATTGAAAATTTCTCCATTAAAGGTAATCCATAGAGTTTCATCTTCATTCGAAAGAGGCTGAGCTCCAGTCGACAAGTCAATAATGGAAAGCCTGGTATGACCCAGACCAGCTTGTTTATCCCTGTAATACCCACATGAATCGGGTCCTCTATGGTAGAGAGAATCAATCATTTCCCTCAGTAGAACCTTAGAAGGAATCTTTCCGTTGTTCTCAATTATTCCGCAAATACCGCACATTATCATCCTCCTGTTTGTTTTCATTAGTTTAAGATAAAAAACAGCTGAGTAAAACTTGTTTTTTTTTAAAAGCGACTTATAATGTTTAACAATTACGAATAAAGGGAAGAAACATGAAAAACGGTCTCATTGTTCTCTCTCTCATTTCCTTTTTGTTTTTTAATAATTCCTGTTCGGGAAATTCTCTTTTAAATGAATTAAAGAATCCGGGAGATGATTCTGATACATTAACAAATCTTCCCATTATCGCAGATCATAGTTATGCAAACAAAGAGACCTTACAACAGATCCCTTTATCTGCTCTTGAAAAAACCAAAGCGAATCTTCACATAGCATACGGGCACACATCACACGGAAGCCAGATAACTTCCGGTATGACAGGTCTGGTATCCTTCGCCAACAACGGGGCTTTGGGCAACCAGTATGTAAATGACTTTTTTGCTTGGGAAGAATCCTCAAATACAGGAACCCTGCATCTTCTTGAGGGTGACGGGTATGGAGACGGACCTTTGGATCACGATGCAGGATACTATCCCTCCTGGTATAATGAAACTGTTGAATTTCTCGAGAATCCTTCCAATTCACAGTATAACGTCATTATATGGTCCTGGTGCGGTCAGGTTTCCTCGAAGACAGAGCAGACCATGATCGATCAATATCTCGATCCCATGAATCAGCTTGAACAAACCTATCCTGATGTCACTTTCGTTTACATGACGGGACACCTGGACGGATCGGGATTGACGGGAAATCTGCACTTACGAAATGAGCAGATCAGAGATTACTGTCGAAAGAACAAGAAAGTTCTTTTCGACTTTGCCGATATAGAATGCTATGATCCCCACGGTACTTATTTCGGGAATAAAATTCCCAATGACAATTGCGATTACGATTCCAACAATGATGGATCGAGAGACAAAAACTGGGCCACAGAATGGCAGAATAGCCATACAGAAGATGTAGACTGGTACAAATGCAGTTCAGCACACAGTCAGGCACTGAACGCCAATATGAAAGCTTACGCTGCATGGTGGCTCTGGGCCAGATTAGCCGGTTGGGATGGAAAATAAATAAGGATGAACCGATGATTAAAAGTTTCAAAATTCTCATTTTCCTCACATTTTCAATTATATTTTTCTCCTGTGATGTACTTACTCTCTTTCAGGATGATGACGAACCCTTTACTCCGGAACCGGAGGTAGAGCTTGAGGCTCCGAATCAACTGGCCATAGATTTATATACAGCGACTAGCGTAGTCTTAACATGGATTGATATGTCTGATAATGAAGAAGGCTTCTCTATTGAACAATCCTATGATGGTACTTTTTTTAGTGAGGTAGGGACTGTCAGCTCAAATATTGAAACTATCACGATCAACAGTTTAACTGCTAATCATCAATACTATTTCAGAATAAAAGCCTTTAATTCCGATTCTGAATCTGATTATTCAGCAATTGTAAGTGTTACAACATTATCCGAAACTTCCAATGAGATATCGACACCGGAGAACCTTGCAATAAGCTCAATAACAACATCCAGTGCTGTACTCATCTGGGATGATATGTCTGACAATGAAGAGGGTTTCTCTATTGAACAATCCTATGATGGTACTTTTTTTAGTGAGGTAGAGACTGTCAGCTCAAATATTGAAACTATCACGATCAACAGTTTAACTGCTAATCATCAATACTATTTCAGAATAAAAGCCTTTAATTCCGATTCTGAATCTGATTATTCAGCAATTGTAAGTGTTACAACATTATCCGAAACTTCCAATGAGATATCTACACCGGAGAACCTTGCAATAAGCTCAATAACAACATCCAGTGCTGTACTCATCTGGGATGATATGTCTGACAATGAAGAGGGTTTCTCTATTGAACAATCCTATGATGGTACTTTTTTTAGTGAGGTAGAGACTGTCAGCTCAAATATTGAAACTATCACGATCAACAGTTTAACTGCTAATCATCAATACTATTTCAGAATAAAAGCCTTTAATTCCGATTCTGAATCTGATTATTCCAACTCAGTTCAATTGACAACTCTTCCACAAACACTTGTTGATATAACTCCTCCTGTTTCAACGGAGAAATTAATTTTTATCCATCATTCCTGTGGAGATAACTGGCTAAGCAATTCTAATGGTGATTTAGGAAATAGTCTGGGAAGTAGCAACTATTACGTACGTGACATTTATTATGGATGGGATGCACCATATAATGATAATATCGGAGATAGAACAGATACAATTAATTGGCCAACTTGGTTTGCTTCAGAAACCTTACAAGGCAATGGAGAGACTCAAACTAATAATATTATGAATTCAGTTTATACTTCAAATTCTCAATATTCATCCTATACTTCAATTAGTGATCCAGGAGGTGAAAATTCCATCATAATGTTTAAATCCTGTTACCCAAATTCAGAAGTTGGAAGTAGCATT contains:
- the nadE gene encoding NAD(+) synthase — encoded protein: MTDKFSIETLKLDLEKECKAITDFIVETVPMKLKRQGVVVALSGGIDSSTVAGLSVKALGKERVFGLLMPEKHSSEETLELSRSVAENFGIDYEYVNISPILDSLGCYEKQDEAYRKVIPEYTKDWKAKIVLPSVINSDSLRIFSVVAQSPDGKIVKKRLTPKAYLEIVAATNFKQRVRKMLEYYHADRLNFATTGTPNLQEYDQGFFVKLGDGAADIKPIAHLYKTQVYQMAAYVGVPENILKRLPTTDTYSMPQGQDEFYFSLPYDKMDLCLYGLNNSLGDEEVAGAAGITVEQLKRVYGDIEQKRRTTRYLHMAPQILKNLIPDFILEKLKNGNFNRR
- a CDS encoding acyl carrier protein, giving the protein MAELGIKDKKEIIQEIRKFIIGNFLFGNASEMVGESDSFMENGIIDSTGILELIEHVEEQYSITVEDDELIPENLDSLENISAFIQKKNN
- the asnB gene encoding asparagine synthase (glutamine-hydrolyzing), whose amino-acid sequence is MKTNRRMIMCGICGIIENNGKIPSKVLLREMIDSLYHRGPDSCGYYRDKQAGLGHTRLSIIDLSTGAQPLSNEDETLWITFNGEIFNYLELRDILIAKGHKFKTKSDTETIVHAWEEWGQDCFEKFNGQWAFALWDTRKKELILSRDRHGIRPLYYADRKSRFLFGSEIKALFCDNSLERAFDPDGMTEIFTYWSPVAPKTAYRGICELLPGTFAIYKDSKMTIKPYWEISFQSEPVKSEREYLEILEEKLREACRLRFTRSDVPVGAYLSGGIDSSITASLVSQYTTSLNTFSLRFEDSEFDEGIYQNEMAEKLGTEHHSIMISNRDIGSVFPEVVYYAERPILRTAPAPLFLLSRLVRESGFKVVVTGEGADETLAGYDIFREAKVRRIIAKNPNSSENLELIGQLYPWMERSPTNTPAFAKSFFSKNLDITDPFLSHRTRWETASNILKMFNPDFLGTVSSASVIHALQSTLPEQFSKWNSLQRDQWIEYRTLLSGYILSAQGDRMLMGNSVEGRFPFLDHIFNDFADNLPADLKLNGLLEKYLLKKTFKNIIPESIIHRPKQPYRAPDAQSFFFESGRHEWMEEILSMEMLKEAGIFQPEMVSRFVKKCTQKPEKKMGNTDNMRIVGIISTMLNFKQIIRKEKGPEKKFSSPEHIVDRV
- a CDS encoding fibronectin type III domain-containing protein; the encoded protein is MQFSTQSGTERQYESLRCMVALGQISRLGWKINKDEPMIKSFKILIFLTFSIIFFSCDVLTLFQDDDEPFTPEPEVELEAPNQLAIDLYTATSVVLTWIDMSDNEEGFSIEQSYDGTFFSEVGTVSSNIETITINSLTANHQYYFRIKAFNSDSESDYSAIVSVTTLSETSNEISTPENLAISSITTSSAVLIWDDMSDNEEGFSIEQSYDGTFFSEVETVSSNIETITINSLTANHQYYFRIKAFNSDSESDYSAIVSVTTLSETSNEISTPENLAISSITTSSAVLIWDDMSDNEEGFSIEQSYDGTFFSEVETVSSNIETITINSLTANHQYYFRIKAFNSDSESDYSNSVQLTTLPQTLVDITPPVSTEKLIFIHHSCGDNWLSNSNGDLGNSLGSSNYYVRDIYYGWDAPYNDNIGDRTDTINWPTWFASETLQGNGETQTNNIMNSVYTSNSQYSSYTSISDPGGENSIIMFKSCYPNSEVGSSIDDEKAIYNSLLPYFASHTEKLFILITPPGETDVTSYILTKELNQWLVNMDTGWLSSYSEKNVAVFDFYCVLSENDSHHTVENDEIVYIYSDDYDGKSPYHNNYDDHPNNIGNQKSSAELLPLLNYFYNRWKNN